tacacacacgcagctccgcacacacacagccccccacacacatacagctccacaagcacacacacatacagctctgcacacacagctctggatacacacacacatacagctacacacacagctctgcacacacacatatagctctgcacacacacacacacacacatacagctacacacacacagctccgcacacacacacacacacacatatacagctacacacacacatacagctccacacgcacacacacatacagctccgcacacacagctccagatacacacacatacagctattcacacacacatatacagctacacacacacagctctgcagacacacacacatacagctctgcacacacacacacatatacagctacacacacacagctccgcatacacacatagcccccccacatacacatacagctccacacgcacacacacatacagctccgcacacacagctccggacacacacatacagctccgcacacacacatatacagctacacacagctctgcacacacacaaccCCGCACACAcaaacagctccgcacacacacacagctccgcgcaaacacacacacaaagagcGCACACACCTCTGCgcacatacacagctctgcacacacacacacagctccgcacacacacagctccgcacacacacagctccgcacacacacagctccgctcacacactcacacagctccacacacacacagctctgcacacacacagctccacacacacagccctgcacatgtttgctcccaggacccaccccactcactctatctgggtccaACTCCTGGGAGCAAACAAACATCAAACATTCCAGTGCACGGTTCCAGCCTCAGGCACCGTCTGCAGGCAGAAACAATGCTGAGGAATCTGAGGGAAGAGGTGAGGGGAGTTACGACAGAGCCAGGCAGCAGCAGAGAGCGCGCGGGTGGGAGATCATTACAGTACTTACTGtgtactgctctactgcgagtcCTGGCCATCAATGTGTGGGTCCCAGGGTCGGGAGACAGGGCGCTGCCGCTCCACCACAGCCCCAGTAAGTGGACTTCCGGGCATGCAGGATTAAGGCTGTGAGCAGGGGGTCTCTGTGTCTCACTCAGCAGGGAGTAGGAAGTAGGAGTCTGCATCAGCACCAcatgttctgactgccgctctgccgccccctgtcttcaggAACCAAGGGACGCATTGGACTaattggaaaaaggaaaaaaaccttgctcaggcgccgccccccgacatcttcccgccctaggcacgtgccctcaagtgcctagtggcaaatacggccctgcgtcTGGCATAACTAAGATTAAATACTATGTTGCCACATTGCTCCTCCATCTTAATTAGCCAGGTGTGATAGGATTCCAATCATCCATCTCCTGGTCCTTAGCTTGACCTGGGGAACTCCTCATGTAATTGACGAGAACCGACTTATATCTATTGCATCCACACATGGTGTTCCCATCATCCTGTGGTTCCTGAAACAAATCCGATCGAGTGTCGGTGGCCCAGTATTCGAGCCGTCGATGCAGGCACAACCCCTGCAGTTGGCGTTTCTTGTTGAGGCTATATATCCACTCCGACCCTGCTCCCATAAAACCGACCTGGTCGGGTTGGACATGGTGGCATCCAAAACCTGCTATGTTCTGCTGGGTCTGTCTATATGCCCTCTGGTTGTGTAGCCCTTGGACGGTGTCTATAAATATGAGTCCCCTGTAGCTTCACTAAGTCCACCaggctgagtagtatcccactgctgccaccaagtatggagacacaggggtcagTGAGTGCTCTCGCCCACTGGCCTGGCTGTGTTAAAAAAGACCACATGAACCTGAGCTCATCCCATTGAACGCCCGCACTCCTTTCACATGGGCAGAATACCACTCAGACAACATAGGCTGATGGCAAAACAGTGTAGCAATaaattattgaaccaccaacagacaataacatatagaacagtcccagcaaatacccaagatggtgcaaattatggAGTTTCACCATAATTACTGTGTAGATGCCCGGAGTCTTTCAAATTACTGTGTACTCTGATAAACCTTCTCTCTGCCTTTAAAAGTTGGGATGTATGCCTTTCCGTGACAGAGCCTATGGGCTGTAACCCCACCAGGGTGGTTCGGGACCCAATTAGTACTTTTACTATGGGGGCTTCATAATGTGTATGTACGCCTATTCCTATAACTCAGCTTAAAAGTGTAACCATTTCATCGAAAggattttgttatttatttttttataaatagctGAAGTAAAGCTATCTCTAATTTGAATGTCAGAGTATTTCTTAATAGTGTCTGTTGTAAAAGCTGAAAATAACACACATTCTCTTGGTTCCTGCTCTTCTGACATTATATGTCTATGTCTATAGTGTCACTGTTAGCTAATCATAAGTCCATAGAATGTGTGCATGGGTGGTGAATAGTGCACGCTGTGCTCGGTAGAACTGTCCACAGACCCAGAATTGTGCAGCCCTCCTCCCCTTTTGAGGGAGGATCTAGGAATGGTAAACACTCATATGCCTAGAAAGACAGGAGGGCCTCGCTCTGAATTTACAGTCTCTGCTGGCTGCATGCAGGATTTCCCTCCAACATGTCTGTGATCATATTTGTTTTGCAATTTATAGCGGCTGTCATCATGCTGCCTCTGCACATCCTTAATTATCTTGGCATTTGGGACTCAGTTATGAAGAAATACTTTCCTCATTTCATTAGCAGATTCTGTGAAACATACAACAGATTGATGGATGATCAAAAAAGAAAACTCTTTAGCAATATCGCTGACTTTTCGGGTCCCTCCAAAGAGCTCCGGCTCCTAGAGGTTGGTTGTGGCTCAGGTGCCAACTTCAAGTATTATCCCAGCGGCTGCAAAGTGACCTGTCTGGATATCAACCCAAATTTTGAAAAGTTCCTGAGCAAAAACCAAGCAAAAAATGACCATCTTATATATGAGCACTTTGTGGTAGCTTCTGCTGACAACATGACGTCTATTGTAGATGGCTCTATGGATGTCGTTGTGTGCACCTTGCTGGTTTGTTCCGTGCCAAATATTCCAGCCGTAGTGAAAGAGGTCAAGAGGGTTCTCAGGATGGTGAGTTGTGTAATATTTGTAATCCCATTATCTGTATTTATAGTGTGAGCAAAGTATTTGACTTCTTCTAAACCCGTAGTAAAGCAAATAACCCTTAATTTTCTACGATGATATAGATAAAACATCAAGTTTAGTACGTTCAATTAAAACCATGACACAACTACAACCAGATATACACAAAAATAACACACAACCGTGCGCTCTAGATTGCCCTGTTATTAGCACCTATATACAAatcctgcctatcagcggaggttggcaccctacacatacaaacgagattggcgccccctctCACCGTCGGCTGACCCTGTGACTCCTACTATATCCCCTGTTAAAAGGTGTCACAGATGCCTCGTCATATATTCCACCGGAAAAAAGGTAGGCAGGATAACAAAAAGGCTAgttattatgtgtatatatatatatatatatatatatatatatatttatatatatatagatacacatatATCTTAGCCTTTGGTGTGTGCCAGGGTGAGACACACGGACTCAAACAATAGTGTAGACAAAACAGTGCTCGTGCTAAAAACTAAAAACCTCAACTCACTACCTCTGACTCCTACTGCTGTGCACCTGCCTGGTCACAGGGTCAGCCGACGGTGaacgggggcgccaatctcgtttgtatgtgtagggtgccaacctccgctgataggcaggatTTGTATATAGGTGCTAATAACAGGGCAATCTAGAGCGCACAGCTGTGTGTTATTTTTGTGTATATCTGGTTGTAGTTGTGTCATGGTTTTAATTGAACATAATAAACTTGATGTTTTATCTATATCATCGTAGAAAATTAAGGGTTATTTGCTTTACTTAATTTGAATTTTTCTGACTCTTTTGGTGGCTGTATTAGCCTATGGTTGCTATATTCTTCTAAACCTCCTACAGAAATGTGAATCATGTATTAGAATTTTCAACTCTGCATGAAAACCTGAATTGTTGGCAGCGTaggtgttaggccggcttcacactcagcgtatgaaaatatggtccgttttttacggccgtaatacgctgaaaagtccccaaaatagtggtccgtagctcctccgtatacagggtgtttcagcgttttttgcgcatggcatcctccgtatgtaatccgtttgtcatccgtactgcgtctttttatcgcaggcttgcaaaaccgacatacggctatacaagggatccatgtgttaaaaaacaaacaaacatatatactgtctatatatatatatatatatatatacagttaggtccatatatatttggacagagacaacatttttctaattttggttatagacattaccacaatgaattttcaacaaaacaattcagatgcagttgaagttcagactttcagctttcatttgagggtatccatattaaaattggatgaagggtttaggagtttcagctccttaacttgtgccaccctgtttttaaagggaccaaaagtaattggacaattgactccaaggctatttcatggacaggtgtgggcaatcccttcgttatgtcattctcaattaagcagataaaaggcatggagttgatttgaggtgtagtgcttgcatttggaaggttttgctgtgaagtaaacatgcggtcaaaggagctcttcatccaggtgaaacaagccatcctgaagctgcaaaaacattaaaaaaaaatctgagaaattgctacaatattaggagtggcaaaatctacagtttggtacatcctgagaaagaaagaaagcactggtgaactcatcaatgcaaaaagacctgggcgcccacggaagacaacagtggtggatgatcgcagaataatctccatggtgaaaggaaaccccttcacaacagccaaccaagtgaacaacactctccaggaggtcggcgtatcaatatccaaatctaccataaagagaagactgcatgaaagtaaatacagagggttcactgcacggtgcaagccactcataagcatcaagaataaaaaggctagactggactttgctaaaaaacatctaaaaaagccagcacagttctggaagaacattctttggacagatgaaaccaagatcaacctctgccagaatgatggaaagtgaaaagtatggcgaaggcgtggtacagctcatggtagaaagcataccacatcatctgtaaaacacaacagaggcagtgtgatggcttgggcatgcatggctgccagtggcactgggtcactagtgtttattaatgatgtgacataggacagaaacagccgaattaattcta
The Ranitomeya imitator isolate aRanImi1 chromosome 3, aRanImi1.pri, whole genome shotgun sequence genome window above contains:
- the LOC138670892 gene encoding thiol S-methyltransferase TMT1A-like — translated: MSVIIFVLQFIAAVIMLPLHILNYLGIWDSVMKKYFPHFISRFCETYNRLMDDQKRKLFSNIADFSGPSKELRLLEVGCGSGANFKYYPSGCKVTCLDINPNFEKFLSKNQAKNDHLIYEHFVVASADNMTSIVDGSMDVVVCTLLVCSVPNIPAVVKEVKRVLRMGGAFYFIEHVADIDESSWISFFQKALNPSWKLMFDGCSIRKTTWKDLENAKFSELNLRHIIAPISMTLAKPHIVGYAVK